A DNA window from Bos mutus isolate GX-2022 chromosome 11, NWIPB_WYAK_1.1, whole genome shotgun sequence contains the following coding sequences:
- the EEIG1 gene encoding early estrogen-induced gene 1 protein, translated as MAFLMKKKKFKFQTTFTLEELTAVPFVNGVLFCKVRLLDGGDFVSLSSREEVQENCVRWRKRFTFVCKMSANPATGLLDPCIFRVSVRKELKGGKAYSKLGFADLNLAEFAGSGSTVRCCLLEGYDTKNTRQDNSILKVTIGMFLLSGDPCFKTPPSTAKSISIPGQDSSLQLTCKGGGTSCGGSSNSLTGSRPPKARPTILSSGVPEEPDQSLSSPEEVFHSGHSRNSSYASQQSKISGYSTEQSRSSSLSDLTHRRNTSTSSSASGGLSMAVEGPEGSEREHRPPEKPPRPPRPPHLSDRSFRRKKDSVESHPTWVDDTRIDADDIVEKIMQSQDFTEGSNTEDSNLRLFVSRDGTTTLSGIQLANRVSSGVYEPVVIESH; from the exons ATGGCTTTCTtgatgaagaagaagaaattcaaatTCCAAACCACTTTCACCCTGGAGGAGCTGACTGCAGTCCCCTTCGTGAATGGGGTTCTCTTCTGCAAGGTCCGGCTGCTGGATGGCGGGGACTTTGTCAGTTTGTCATCAAG GGAGGAGGTGCAGGAGAACTGCGTGCGGTGGCGGAAGAGGTTCACCTTCGTGTGTAAGATGAGCGCCAATCCGGCCACCGGCCTGCTCGACCCCTGCATCTTCCGTGTGTCTGTGCGCAAG GAGCTGAAAGGTGGAAAGGCTTATTCCAAG CTGGGCTTCGCGGACTTGAACCTGGCGGAGTTTGCAGGCTCGGGCTCCACGGTGCGCTGCTGCCTGCTGGAGGGCTACGACACGAAGAACACTCGACAGGACAACTCCATCCTCAAG GTCACCATTGGAATGTTCCTGCTCTCGGGAGACCCCTGCTTCAAGAC GCCGCCATCCACCGCCAAGTCCATCTCCATTCCAGGCCAGGATTCCTCCCTGCAACTGACGTGTAAGGGTGGCGGGACCAGCTGTGGTGGCAGCAGCAACTCCCTGACAGGGTCCCGGCCCCCCAAGGCCCGGCCCACCATCCTCAGCTCAG GGGTGCCGGAGGAGCCAGACCAGAGCCTGTCCAGCCCGGAGGAGGTGTTCCACTCTGGCCACTCCCGCAACTCCAGCTACGCCAGCCAGCAGTCCAAGATCTCGG GCTACAGCACAGAGCAGTCGCGCTCCTCCAGCCTCTCGGACCTGACACACCGCCGGAACACGTCCACCAGCAGCAGCGCCTCGGGCGGCCTCAGCATGGCCGTGGAGGGGCCTGAAGGCAGCGAACGTGAGCACCGGCCCCCTGAGAAGCCGCCGCGGCCGCCCCGGCCTCCGCATCTGTCAGACCGCTCGTTCCG GAGGAAGAAGGACTCAGTGGAGAGCCACCCGACCTGGGTGGATGACACGCGCATTGATGCTGATGACATCGTAGAGAAGATCATGCAGAGCCAGGACTTCACGGAAGGGAGCAATACCGAGG ACAGCAACCTCCGGCTGTTCGTGAGCCGCGATGGCACCACCACCCTGAGTGGTATCCAGCTGGCCAACAG GGTCTCCTCTGGGGTCTACGAGCCAGTCGTGATTGAAAGCCATTGA